A window of the Hordeum vulgare subsp. vulgare chromosome 5H, MorexV3_pseudomolecules_assembly, whole genome shotgun sequence genome harbors these coding sequences:
- the LOC123400117 gene encoding uncharacterized protein LOC123400117 translates to MGQPGGPSSTGGLRENQAQQSNPVGYLLTASSSMDRAQAPVRASYEHLGPFRGGAPRFGLSTRRVSPSPTRRPQLGNLLAGRTVPARSNIGMGHGLLLPTPPHAAQVQRQRCQCHHATPRNGVLPPSLVQARSTDHFTFQSPQPRSVAPDRGNRFYPQFLAPPRQAVPAQFPGGPAPTASGVLNASSSQSTRAQSVFLLSSGRRDALAREAATGIMQRREPPTRRVGGAFLAQLAGTGSVQRGFDGGLLHERPLLVGTAGSAQRAMGFGDARLPHGQSLLARIRAALREEMMRFDDDVDGLHRRTLLAGTGFAPRTEPIGFFYVGLHTRTLLAGPGYVSRRQWQSTGLGACTAQMMESSGDDNRAAAAAAATRNEAILWRRNRMVRIQGDATRARADILAASRGRGGRGGGSRAPPDGWN, encoded by the exons ATGGGACAGCCTGGAGGCCCATCAAGCACCGGAGGCCTTAGGGAGAATCAGGCCCAGCAAAGCAACCCCGTTGGCTACCTCCTCACCGCTTCTTCCTCTATGGACAGAGCGCAGGCCCCTGTGAGGGCATCCTATGAGCATCTCGGGCCTTTCAGAGGTGGCGCACCACGCTTTGGTCTTTCGACTAGGAGAGTCTCCCCTTCCCCTACCCGACGCCCCCAGCTCGGCAATCTCCTCGCCGGTCGTACCGTGCCCGCGCGGAGCAACATTGGCATGGGTCATGGACTGCTCCTCCCCACGCCACCGCACGCGGCGCAAGTACAACGACAGAGGTGCCAGTGCCACCATGCTACTCCAAGGAATGGTGTTTTGCCGCCGTCGCTTGTGCAAGCTCGGAGCACCGACCATTTCACCTTCCAGTCGCCGCAGCCACGCTCCGTGGCACCGGACAGGGGCAACCGCTTCTACCCGCAGTTTCTCGCGCCGCCGCGGCAGGCGGTGCCTGCGCAGTTCCCCGGTGGTCCGGCCCCGACGGCTTCCGGGGTTCTCAACGCTTCGTCGTCACAATCAACCCGAGCACAGAGCGTCTTCCTGCTTAGCTCCGGTCGCCGCGACGCGCTTGCGCGAGAAGCGGCCACCGGAATCATGCAACGGAGAGAGCCGCCGACCCGTCGTGTCGGGGGGGCCTTCCTCGCACAGCTCGCAGGCACCGGATCTGTGCAACGGGGCTTCGATGGCGGTCTCCTCCATGAGCGCCCGCTTCTTGTAGGCACTGCAGGATCCGCGCAACGCGCGATGGGCTTTGGCGACGCTCGTCTCCCACACGGGCAGTCCCTTCTTGCAAGGATCAGGGCCGCGCTGCGCGAGGAGATGATGCGCTTCGACGACGACGTTGATGGCCTCCACAGGCGCACGCTTCTTGCAGGCACCGGGTTCGCGCCTCGTACGGAGCCGATtggcttcttctacgtaggtctcCATACGCGTACGCTTCTTGCAGGCCCCGGATACGTGTCGCGCAGGCAGTGGCAGTCTACGGGCCTCGGGGCTTGCACAGCGCAAATGATGGAGTCATCAGGCGACGACaaccgagcggcggcggcggcggcggcgacgagaaATGAGGCCATATTGTGGCGCCGAAATAGGATGGTTAGGATTCAGGGGGACGCGACAAGAGCCCGCGCTGACATCCTTGCAG CTTCTCGTGGCCGTGGGGGACGAGGTGGTGGCAGCCGGGCGCCGCCGGACGGTTGGAACTAG